The following are from one region of the Salvia splendens isolate huo1 chromosome 2, SspV2, whole genome shotgun sequence genome:
- the LOC121773504 gene encoding uncharacterized protein LOC121773504, with protein MPPRRGRRPRRERVEEDPVDPQNFDGLGEPSKAETWICALERIFDFMECTDKERLACVTFQLTGPADFWWDIKLRTMNPERREALTWEIFKEEVYNKYIPMSYRRAKVVEFHTLMQGNMTVTEYDRALCEMTRYAPELVDTDEKMTEKFRAGLKPEIRVAVASRRGLSYSEILACALDVEEALPKEMTVANTTPVPLQQHNFRDKRKWDGDRTPYDNKRQQPIRNPPWYGGRQSAPYQRGDFRPRAPQCDKCFKNHFGECREKSNKCYT; from the exons atgccaCCGAGACGTGGACGTAGACCTAGGCGTGAACGTGTAGAGGAGGACCCTGTGGACCCTCAGAAT TTTGATGGACTAGGAGAGCCGTCTAAGGCAGAGACCTGGATATGCGCCCTCGAGcgcatatttgattttatggagTGCACCGACAAGGAACGCCTCGCTTGTGTGACTTTTCAATTAACGGGGCCCGCAGATTTTTGGTGGGATATCAAGCTAAGGACCATGAACCCTGAACGCCGGGAAGCGCTTACTTGGGAGATATTCAAGGAAGAGGTGTACAATAAGTACATTCCAATGAGCTATAGGCGAGCAAAGGTAGTCGAATTCCATACCTTGATGCAAGGGAATATGACGGTGACGGAGTATGACCGCGCGTTGTGTGAAATGACTCGATATGCTCCCGAGTTGGTGGATACAGATGAGAAAATGACAGAAAAGTTTCGTGCTGGTCTCAAGCCCGAAATAAGAGTAGCAGTGGCAAGTCGCAGAGGACTCTCATATTCTGAGATTTTGGCTTGTGCATTAGATGTGGAAGAAGCGTTGCCTAAGGAGATGACAGTAGCAAATACTACACCAGTGCCACTTCAACAACATAATTTCAGagataagaggaaatgggatgGAGATCGGACTCCATATGATAACAAGAGGCAGCAACCCATCAGAAACCCACCGTGGTACGGAGGTAGGCAGAGTGCTCCCTATCAAAGGGGTGACTTCCGGCCTAGAGCCCCCCAGTGTGATAAGTGCTTTAAGAACCATTTTGGGGAGTGCAGAGAAAAGAGCAATAAATGCTACACTTGA
- the LOC121773514 gene encoding uncharacterized protein LOC121773514, translating to MKNNIVQHLLKNNQGGVLQKGAVCEAAEAFAVNRKTISRLWKAATEKMENGEPAHMVGKVKGYKRGEKKKVDEVKVRSLSVLERSSYRVMAPKLGVSKTTIFHIDEKWFYLTKSADRYYLLSDEEEPQRSCRSKRFITKVMFLCAVGRPHFGPNGERHFSFHINGTSTEEFQEQTKRHIGDKAHSSSDTSSDKGVAHQQAIHSKWPTSASKEIYIQQDNVKPHISTADPEFEEAANSNGFKIQLICQPPNSPDTNILDLGFFRAIQSLKDKKACSNVDELLQNVSMAYEELTPQTLNKVFLTLQSVLSEILEVQGGNNYRIPHMNKDRLERIGALPNVLEVEERVVRDVLEYLALPQNNDGSSHDIGDLATAFGY from the exons ATGAAGAACAACATTGTGCAACATCTACTGAAGAACAACCAAGGTGGTGTTCTTCAAAAAGGAGCAGTGTGTGAGGCAGCCGAAGCTTTTGCTGTCAATAGGAAGACCATTTCCAGACTTTGGAAGGCAGCCACAGAGAAGATGGAGAATGGAGAACCTGCACACATGGTTGGAAAAGTTAAAGGATACAAACgtggagaaaagaaaaaagttgaTGAAGTAAAGGTTAGATCACTCTCTGTCCTTGAAAGATCCTCCTATAGGGTGATGGCACCAAAGCTTGGAGTTAGCAAAACTACAATTT TTCACATTGATGAAAAGTGGTTCTACTTGACAAAAAGTGCGGATAGGTACTACCTATTGTCGGATGAAGAAGAGCCACAGAGATCATGCAGATCAAAGAGATTCATTACCAAAGTCATGTTCTTGTGTGCTGTTGGCAGGCCACATTTTGGCCCAAATGGGGAAAGGCATTTTTCCTTTCACATAAATGGTACCAGCACAGAGGAATTCCAAGAACAGACCAAGAGGCACATTGGAGACAAAGCTCATTCCAGCAGTGACACAAGCAGTGACAAGGGAGTGGCTCATCAACAAG CCATTCATTCCAAATGGCCTACAAGTGCATCCAAAGAAATTTACATTCAACAAGATAATGTCAAACCACACATAAGCACAGCTGATCCAGAGTTTGAAGAAGCTGCCAACTCAAATGGATTCAAAATCCAATTGATTTGTCAGCCACCTAATTCCCCGGACACAAACATATTGGATCTTGGTTTTTTCAGGGCTATTCAATCATTGAAGGATAAGAAAGCGTGCAGTAATGTGGATGAATTGTTGCAGAATGTGAGTATGGCTTATGAAGAGTTGACACCACAGACACTGAACAAAGTGTTCCTTACACTACAAAGTGTGTTGTCAGAGATCTTGGAGGTGCAAGGTGGGAACAATTACAGAATCCCCCACATGAACAAGGATAGGCTGGAGAGAATAGGGGCTTTACCCAATGTGTTGGAGGTGGAAGAAAGGGTGGTGAGGGATGTGTTGGAGTACCTAGCACTGCCTCAGAATAATGATGGTTCTTCCCATGATATTGGGGATCTGGCCACTGCATTTGGCTACTAG